The genomic segment CTTGCTCTGCATGTGCAGCAGTTTTCCCTTTAGCACTTTTACCGGTCTGAATGAAGACAAATAAAAGGCTGGATAACTGCCGGATAGTATTCCGGTCAATAGGATAAATCCGATAAATGCGCACCAGAAGGTCATATCACTGAAAGGGATCTGCAGTTGCCTGGATACCAGGTTGCTGTAGTGCGGCAGGGCAAGCAGGACGATCAGGATGGCCAAAAGGCCTGAAATCGCTGCAATTAAGATAGATTCGGTTAAGAATTGTCCGATCAATAATTGCTTACTGGCTCCGATTACTTTGCGTACACCTACCTCTTTGGCACGTCTTTCACTCTGGGCGGTACTCAGGTTCATGAAATTGATGCAGGCGATGATCAATATGAAACAGGCGATGGCGATAAAGGTACGTACCATTCCGATCCGCGGTGTGGTAGGTTTTCCCATATTGGTAAACTTGCTGTATAGCCACTTATTGCCCACAGGCTGAATAAAATTCTCGGCTTTGGTTTCCGTATGTTTCTGAAGGAAGCCTTTAATCTGCTTTTCAAACTGGCTGATATTGGTGTTTTTATCCAGTTCGATATAGGTCTGGACGGAATTGTTGCCCCAATAGTTGTCCGAATAGCCGATTTGCTCCATAAGCGTCCAGGGAACCAGATAACTTATGCCTTTCATAAAGGAATTGTCCGGGATATCTTCTATGATTGCGGCCACCGTTGCGATTGCAGTGCTATCCAGTTTAACCGTTTGATGGATGGCTTCACCTGCTCCAAATAGGCGCTTGGCAAGAGTTCTGGTGAGCACAATTTGATTGGGGCTTTTCAGTGCTTCGGTGGCATTTCCAGCGAGCACCTTGTAATCAAACATCTTGAGAAAGCTACTGTCCACAAATGCGCCCTGTTCCCTTGCGAGCTTGATCTCACCTTTGGTCAGCAGAAAACCAGTGCCAGAGTTGACCCTGCTGATATTTCTGATTTCGGAAAAGTCAGTTTTTAACGCTGCCGCCATGGGCTTGGGGGTATAAAAATGCTGCACCGTTTCGCTGCCCCAAACATCTTTTAGCCCAACGGCATAAATCTGTCCGGCCTTTGTATAAAAGCGGTCAAAGGCAAATTCGCTCTTCACCCATAGCATAATCATTATCGAAGCCGCCATCCCAATGGCCAGCCCGACAATATTGATGGCGGTAAAGCCTTTGTTGTTCTTTAAGTTCCGGAATGCAATTTTAATATAGTTTTTAAGCATGGTAGTCGGATTTATGAAATCCAACCAATTCGTTTGCCAATAATTTAATTTATTGATATTGTGTTGTTTATGTATTTTGTGCGCTGCGAAAATGTTCGATCCCGAACGTTTTTTGTACGAAAGCGAACATTTTAACAGCGTTTAGTGGCTGGCCTGACACATTTAAATCGGATGGAGCCTGTCGATCCCGAAAGCGTTTTTAAGCTGTTGAATCCCGATCTTATGATAATAGGAAATTGCACCCGGAGCAGACAACCAGATGAGTGAACAGTCATCGCCTGCCGTAGCTTTGGTCAAATGGATGAGCTGTCTGCCGATGCCTCGTTTCTGGTAGCTGGGATGTACGGCCAGGTCTGCCAGGTAGCAGCAGA from the Sphingobacterium thalpophilum genome contains:
- a CDS encoding ABC transporter permease — translated: MLKNYIKIAFRNLKNNKGFTAINIVGLAIGMAASIMIMLWVKSEFAFDRFYTKAGQIYAVGLKDVWGSETVQHFYTPKPMAAALKTDFSEIRNISRVNSGTGFLLTKGEIKLAREQGAFVDSSFLKMFDYKVLAGNATEALKSPNQIVLTRTLAKRLFGAGEAIHQTVKLDSTAIATVAAIIEDIPDNSFMKGISYLVPWTLMEQIGYSDNYWGNNSVQTYIELDKNTNISQFEKQIKGFLQKHTETKAENFIQPVGNKWLYSKFTNMGKPTTPRIGMVRTFIAIACFILIIACINFMNLSTAQSERRAKEVGVRKVIGASKQLLIGQFLTESILIAAISGLLAILIVLLALPHYSNLVSRQLQIPFSDMTFWCAFIGFILLTGILSGSYPAFYLSSFRPVKVLKGKLLHMQSKLSARKMLVISQFCIAIILIITTISIQKQIKYAQDREVGYNKDRLINVMDQGNIRKNSRLIKNALLSSGVASHVSRTSSPLTENWSNNPMQWAGKPEYDNTMFARIGVDDNLVGTAGLQLIAGRDFDLSKFPTDSSAMIINESAAKVFHFDNPIGKTIVDGISWHIIGVIKDFVQESPFNPVTPLVIQGAASGTSVTNIRLNDRLETRDALASLEKIFKEYNPDYPFEYVFVDAKYAEKFKDFEQLGKLSSLFALLTIFISCLGLYGLTAYMAENRTKEIGVRKVLGASVSSITTMLSRDFVLLVLLSCLIAFPIAYYIADQMLSTYTYRIRISWDIFVIAGAGAVALTLLTVSYQSIKAALTNPVKSLRDE
- a CDS encoding GNAT family N-acetyltransferase — protein: MNTEINYQVGFIPALEHITALYAAAGLKRPIDDKQRMMKMFANSNLLITAWQGEHLIGIARSMNDGGFCCYLADLAVHPSYQKRGIGRQLIHLTKATAGDDCSLIWLSAPGAISYYHKIGIQQLKNAFGIDRLHPI